In Hemiscyllium ocellatum isolate sHemOce1 chromosome 33, sHemOce1.pat.X.cur, whole genome shotgun sequence, the following are encoded in one genomic region:
- the LOC132831370 gene encoding suppressor of cytokine signaling 1-like produces MVGGSTQLDALANARRPEPPRFQHCPPDQPTHFRPFRNREREIVNRTLRFLDESGFYWGPLTVAQAHALLMMEPVGTFLVRDSSQANHLFSLSVRAENGPVSMRILFEKEHFWFNGACFDCVVKLLEYCVDSTQVKPFRFDCGVSVVFSKPLRKNPILNLKQLCRKNIIGHFGIESVRQLPLVPRLQQYMEEFPFKL; encoded by the coding sequence ATGGTCGGTGGGAGCACGCAACTGGATGCACTGGCGAATGCGCGACGACCCGAGCCTCCTCGATTCCAGCACTGCCCGCCTGACCAGCCCACGCACTTCCGCCCCTTCCGCAACCGGGAGCGGGAGATTGTCAACAGGACCCTGCGCTTCCTGGACGAGAGTGGATTTTACTGGGGCCCGCTCACTGTAGCTCAGGCTCACGCCTTGCTGATGATGGAACCGGTGGGCACTTTCCTAGTTCGGGACAGCTCTCAGGCCAACCACCTGTTCAGCCTGAGCGTCCGGGCTGAGAACGGACCGGTCAGCATGCGGATCCTGTTTGAGAAGGAGCACTTCTGGTTCAACGGTGCCTGCTTTGACTGCGTGGTGaaacttctggaatactgtgtggacAGCACCCAGGTGAAGCCCTTCAGGTTTGACTGTGGAGTCTCTGTGGTCTTTTCCAAACCTTTGAGGAAAAACCCCATCCTGAATCTGAAGCAGTTGTGCAGGAAGAACATAATCGGCCATTTTGGCATTGAAAGCGTGCGGCAACTTCCTTTAGTGCCCCGGCTGCAGCAGTACATGGAGGAATTTCCGTTCAAACTGTAA